From Triticum urartu cultivar G1812 chromosome 2, Tu2.1, whole genome shotgun sequence, a single genomic window includes:
- the LOC125537320 gene encoding 60S ribosomal protein L15-2, translating to MGAYKFVSELWRRKQSDVMRFVQRVRCWEYRQQPAIVRITRPTRPDRARRLGFKAKQGYVVYRIRVRRGGRKRPVPKGIVYGKPKHQGITQLKFQRNKRSVAEERAGRRLGGLRVLNSYWVNEDSTYKYFEVILVDVAHSAVRNDPRINWLCKPVHKHRELRGLTSAGKKFRGLRGKGHRHHKNRPSRRATWKRNQTVSLRRYR from the exons ATGG GCGCGTACAAGTTCGTGTCGGAGCTATGGAGGAGGAAGCAGTCCGACGTGATGAGGTTCGTGCAGCGCGTGCGTTGCTGGGAGTACAGGCAGCAGCCCGCCATCGTCCGCATCACCAGGCCCACCCGCCCCGACAGGGCACGCCGTCTCGGCTTCAAGGCCAAACAG GGTTATGTGGTCTACCGTATCCGTGTGAGACGTGGTGGCAGGAAGCGCCCAGTGCCCAAGGGTATTGTTTATGGCAAGCCCAAGCACCAGGGTATTACCCAACTCAAGTTCCAGAGGAACAAGAGGTCTGTTGCTGAGGAAAGAGCTGGGCGCAGGCTTGGTGGTCTTCGTGTCCTCAACTCCTACTGGGTGAATGAG GACTCCACCTACAAGTACTTTGAGGTCATCCTTGTTGATGTTGCTCACAGCGCTGTCCGCAACGATCCAAGGATCAACTGGCTCTGCAAGCCTGTGCACAAGCACCGTGAGCTGCGTGGTCTCACCTCTGCAGGAAAGAAATTCCGTGGTCTGCGTGGCAAGGGTCACCGCCACCACAAGAACAGGCCCTCAAGGAGAGCCACCTGGAAGAGGAACCAGACCGTCTCCCTCCGCCGCTACCGTTAA